acagccgcccggcgcgaaagcgcagcctgcccaggaatggcaccgaacacatggagagctgacacaagatgacacaataaaaagaaacacagattcccagtgccgctgataagaatagaagcggtcacagaagaacacacagcaaatggacacagagagctgacaactgggggggggaggcggaaagaaataaattttttaaaaatctttaaaaaataacaaaaaaataaatcattcttCTGATATTAGTGAAGCACTGACAGGCGGCCAGGTAAATGAAAAAGCGTGAACAAATATTAATGGAAAGCAAACACTGTCAGTACCAAGAAAGCCTTCTTTTTGAGGAGCATGTGTACTTACAGTTGTGACTTTTTGATTGCATGAATTCTGTCCCAGAAAAAATGTGTAGTTTGAAGGATGGGATTAAACCTAACAATCATTCTTGGTATTCAGAGAGAACTGTGGCATTCAAGGGCTCTGTTACGCAAATTTAAGAGCCACGGCTCTTGGTCCTAGGGGGTAGCAATAGAGGGTCTTCAcaaactgaggtttagagagaTGATACATGTcagttgaaaaaaagaaaaacaaagtgaaccTAGAGATCCAGACCTTGAGCAGAATGCTGCCAGCTGAGTATCCTcctttggggcgcactcctcagCAGGGCAATGTTGTGAGCTGCTTCTCCTCATGGCAAGAATGTCCACATATGGTTTTAGGAAGTGTCAAGGCTGACATCAGGATTCCCTTGCCTTTGCAGTGTTTTCTCCCATCATAAAGAGATGTAGAGAAAAAGGAATAGTAAGGGGCAAAAAAActgtactttaaaaattttatctatgGCAGCcctgcccttttccctctttcCAGTAAACATACAAGAGTTCTACCTTCCATCCCATGGCATCAGAAGTGAATTGTTTGTAAATCAGATTCTTAACTTACAACATCCTGAGGTGAGGGGAGAAAAGTTTGCTTGCTTATGAAGACATATACACAGAATATTAGCGCTGTAAGGTGACTTGAAAAATCATGTTTCGCTGTAAGCGTTTGCCATGTACATATATAAGCTTTCCTGTATAGGCAAAAAATGCCATGTTCCCCATGATGGCACTTCATACTACTTAACTGTGAAATTATTAGAACACCATCTGGTGGCCAATATCAATATACTGCTAAACATAAAAGCCCCTATTCCATTCTTAGAGTTCAGTTTTCACAATAGTTCACTCTCTCATGACTATATAAAAACACTTTGAGAATAATCActattttatatatgcatatagtagaaatatagtatgaactaAATTGAATGGAGTTTATATAATTGAGTCTGCAGACATTAATCTAACATTTTTGGCTAAGGAATTTTTCACAAAACTACTTTGGGCTTAGGGAATTGGACAGTAGGTAAAGGTGGAAACAGGCTATCAGAATTTCAAAGGAAACATTTGATACTTTTCTCTGGTGCCAATTCAGTTCAAGTGCTTTTATATCCCAACAACTTCCTTATGGTCATAACTTTCTTATCAACCTTTCTTATCAATTATTCAAAAAGCCAGTCTTCCAAAATGGCCACTGAATGATTTTGGTCACACGCTCCATTTGATGACATCCTCATACTCACAAGTTCCTCTTGCCCACACATCAATCTTAGGAAGAATTTACTCTCATTAAGTACTAACAAATTAAATAGTTGGCCCAGAGATCCAAGCTATTTCATATGGaactataaaaatacatttaatcatTGTTTCTACATTCCAATCTATCATCGTCATTCTCTTGTGTGCTTTAAAAAAGTGTAATTTAACAAAGAAGACTACTTAGAAGTGTGttaaaatcacattttttaatgatGGATCTCTTCAATTGCAAAGTAGATTTTATAAACGAGGCCTACAGTTATTCCATTGTAAATCTAGAAGTATTCAAAGCTTGAAAGCTtgaaaactaaaggataagaaaacCTAAGGGTAAGGACAGTTCCTCTCCAACTTTATAGATAAAGGTCCTGCAAAGGGCCTTGAGCAGAAGAAATGAGGGATCACATTATCAGCACAACTTAcaggggaaaaatgaaaaacaggatTACTGAGTTTACACCTGAATTCTCTAAAAGACCTTTAAGAAAAAACATCCAcctaaaaaaagaattaaggtaATTCTCAAGTAGAATTTGACATTTTGCATACGTTGGATGAGTAAATGATTAGAGAACATTTACCATCTTTTACTTCCCCCAAACTTTCTATGATCCCCCTTCTCCTCTGGTATCAACAGGATGTTTATAAAACCAGGTTAACTTGTGGACGACACATAAAAGTGGCACTCTACTAGTGGGGTTTAGTCCTCTATGACTGTGTTCGATCATTAGGACTTGGAGTTAACTGCCacttctcaagacaaagagaataatATGAATGTTTGAGATGGAGGAAAGGTGAAATAACTATTAATTCAGCCAACTGACAGTTTCTCAAACTTTCCCCTCTAAAAAGTCTTTGTTCAGCTAGTGATAGCTTTAAGCTCTCTTAAATAAGACTTAACTCTCTCTCAACCAGTCACAAGAAAGGAGGTTCAAAGGAGCTGAaatactttccttcatttttccttatAAAAAGACTTTATGGCTAATATGCTgttccattttaacatttttaccttttttttctcttctcgaCTCCCAAATTCCACTTTTCTCTTAATTCCTGAGTGATTAATGGCAGACTGAAACTAAAAAGTATTACTGTCgccaatatatttaaaagaaataaaaggaatttgtAGTTGAACACAATTAAAGAACTATAAAGACACATTGAGTAAGATTTGTCCTCTACTGCATTAAATCCATTAATATAGTAAAATAGAACAGGGCTTGGTATATAGTAGCTATCATGATGACTATGGGATGTTAAAGTGAATTTATAAATACATTCATTATTTTTCCAACAGTAAACTTGCATTAGCACCAACATTTTAAGCTGCTTTTGAATTTCATGTTTTTGCAGAAAAGGCAATTTCTCAAAAGCATGAAATTTACCTCTTCTGTCATTTATAGTTTTAGAGAAATGGAATAactaagaaatatattaaaagtccATAGAATTTTAAAACTAGCAAGAATCTAGAGATAATGGAAATATGTATCAAACTATTATTATCTACACCTTGTATTTCTAGAAGTTAGACTGGATAACATTACTAAATTACTAATATTAGAGAGGCAACTTCCTAAAATTCCTAGGCATATAAAATCAAACTACAATTTAACATTTAGAGAAAGAATAACATTTTATTGCTATTACAGCAAAGCTCATATAAAACATATATTCAAATTATGGTACCTCAAAGCTAAAGGGAATAAAATATATCTAACTGTACGAATTAtacacaataataaaataaaggactTTAGGGAAAatgccctgaaaaaaaaaaagacttctgacaaaacaaaactgtgacctcattaacattttaattttaggaATACAATATGGAGAATAAGACAGATTTcccttttaatttgaaaaatgtcTAGCTTTGAACATCTTTATCTCATTATTTTGCTCACAAATTTCAGGTTGCCACATCTTTGATTGGCTAGCTGGCAGTGATGGTCTTTTCTGTTCTCAAATTCTCTTTGGGCTGTGAATAATCCCAGGGACGTCTATTCTCAGTGAATCCATAAATTTTCCTAAGTGCCACTCTAGCAGCTTCTTCTTCTGCAACCAATACTGTCTCTCCAGGTCCTTCTGCAATCAACTTTCTATCActaaaaagaaagcagacagtCAGTAGTCTTAAATTACCCAGTGCATCATAAAACTTGATACATAAATCAGTGCTGCTTTCAAGATCTTATCTGGTAATAATATCTACCAGAAGTAACACAATGCatgtagatatattttttaacagaTCTGTTGcaaattcattatatatatagcaattaaaacaataaaacatttacattttaatataaattcacTGGGCCCCATatttttcaagtaaaaaaaatcaagggGCATCTATATTGGTatggaattttgtttgttttttaaatgatgaagGGAGGACTGGAagaacatataaatgaaataTCTTGTTACAAAATCCTTAAACTCTTAAACTGTTCTTGGGaactatgattattttttaactcATTCTGAATCTGAGATATAATGTGAGGAAAGATTTTGATGAAAAAAAGGTTCCTTTTGAGTTTGTcatcaaaacatcaaaaataaccagttatatattttaaaacctaaAGCTCTTTGGAATCTtactcagattttttaaaaattattttatatatttatagttcACAACTCAAATAACTCACGTACTGAGGCAGCACAGTAAATGATTACAAAATGTTGACCATTAATCTTCTACTTAAATTAGATAAAACAAAAGTGGATAATCTTCTGCTTTACTGATATTTGTTGTAATTAGCAaactcttctttaaaaatgtaaaatgttccTGCAAGGGAACAAAGGATGTATACATCAAGCAACTAAAATCCTGGTTTTTTTAACTAAAGTATAGTAAAACAGATACGCTACTTAtcaatcattttttttaactCCCCCTCAACGTggctttgtatgtgtgtgtgcgtgtgcgcacacgctgtctgctctctgtgtccatttgttgtatgttcttcccctccccccttgcgacTCGTTTGCTGTCTGctgtttctgtgtccattccctgcagtgtgttttcgcttgtctcccgtctttttgttgcatccccttgctgagttggctctctgcaggccaggcagcactccctagagtgcaggcaagcctgccttcacaaggccCCGGGACAAGAACCAAgggcctccatatggtagacaagagctcatctgattgagccacagcaacTTCCCCGTATGTAACTTTTCCATGGAAATATCCTGACCCTAAATTTCCCCTGTGCAGCAGttacactgtatgtcctcccatggccccctgggtggactgggggagagtgtaaactataatgtggaccattgaccatgtggtacagcagtgctcaaagatgtattcaccaagtacaatgaatgtcccatgatgatggaagaggttgtggttatgggaagagtggggtgaggagggtggggggtatatggggaatccatatttttttaatgtaacattaaatttattaattaatttaaaaaagagtaaattagaaacagaataacagctatgtacggcaggggaagcttagagagattgagaggtgatgagtttttgtttgttgcttATTATTatgttattggaataatgaaaatgttccagCAATGACTGAATtgatgaaggcacaactatgtgattatactaaatgccactgattgtacacttcaggtgcactgtaaattttattaatatgtatcaataaaattgatttgtttaaaaaattaattaattaattttaaaaatttcccttgtgCAAATAAAAGAAGCATCTTTCTGAAAACTTCATGCCCAATGACTTCACTTACTTGGATTCAATGTAAATTGACTTAAAAGCTGAGAAACACtagaaccaaaaagaaaaatgagcaatgCAATTCAGGAAGGAGTTTATCAAGGAACATTTGCTGACAGGAATGTGAAATGAAAGAAGGGTTGATCATATATAGGTTAAACTTTATAATAATTATACACATATCTACTTGTATAAAGCAAGGAATAGACAAAAATATCTAAGAGTTAACTTCAAGTATAAAAGATTTATCATCATGTTTTGGTGAAAATGTATCACTGatcatctttttaaaagtcattatggggaagcggatttggctcaggagatagagcatccgcctaccatgagggaggtccagcgttcaaacccagggccttctgacccatgtggtggagctggcccatacgcagtgctgatgtgcgcaaggagtgccctgccacacaggggtgtccctcacataggggagccccacacacaaggagtgcgctccctAAGTAGAGCCGTTTcacacgaaaaaaagtgcagcctgcccaggagtggcaatgcacacatggagagtaaAAAGATAATCATGGGATGAGATTGAAAAAATCATCTTACTGCAATTAGAGGTTATGTTAAGGAATTGAAAAAAGCATGTTTTTAAGGTTTCGAATCAACATTAAAAGGTTAAGATTAAAATTCTACTAACCAGTATAAGCCAACAAAATATAAAGGCAAAGCTGTGGTGCTTCCAGACTGCCTAGTAAGTCTAGATTCAGGAGGCGAAATATTCCTTTTCTTCAACTCTTCTACCAGTAGACCCATGGGATTTATTATCGTCCAAATCTCAAAGAGCTCTTTTCCAGTCAACTGAGTAATTAAGAAGTCCTGTATATAAAAATACAGTTTATACATTAAAATGAGCATAAAGCAAATAAGAACTATAATTCAAAGTACctttaacagaaatgaaaaacttaatgggaaatagaaaagtaaaataatgtactactttttcattcctataatttttttcatataaattttattacaaaaatcAGTTAGCATTAAAAACTGCCTATTTCAAACAATATGATCTACACCAAAATAAGACAAATGTGGAATCCTGTCTTATAATTTAGAATTATATTCTTCAGTAAGAAAAAatgtggtatttttttaaaagttgaagaaATAAACAGTAATAAATCTGTGGCAAAACTCATGCAAAAAACCACTCAGGGCCTGTAAATTATTTACTTCAACTAAATTAAAGATTTTTGCAAATCATTGTAATACTTTCTCTATGAGACAAAACTGTGAAGCAAGTCATAAATGTGTGAAACAGAAGGGAATCCATtttgctaattttaaaaaatttatgttgtatagaaaatatggaaacaaaaaCTAATTTTCGTAACAATTTATATATTGTGGAAGAATGGGTGAAAGGGGGCAGGTGGTGAAAATTAGTAAGATTCCCTTAGTTCTataaaataaagtcacaatatCCCAAGAAGCCCAAGAATTCTATTTCAGCTTTATTAATTAAAGTTGTTAATAATTCCATTCTCATTAGAAGACTGAATCTTTTtatatacagagagaaagatgccttaggaaatatacatgtgtgtatgtattattGGATTATTATTTGTCTTATGGAATAACTGGTTGTAGGGTAAGGAAAAACAATTCTTTTGTAAGGACTAAGCTGCTATTAGAGTAGGAAGACAGAAAATCTCTATTTTTCTGGGGTAATTAATTACCTATGCTCCTATTTTTTCGGGTTACTCCTaatcttattaatttattattagaAAGTTCAGTAGGGTGCAGGTTGAATAGTTTCACTCATGCTCCTAGAGTCAAGAAGCAGTATGACAGAAGAACTGATGCGAAACCACACATTTGATCATGAAACTCTCCCACTTATAACTCTTTTCCagcttccagatgtctccagaTGTCATTAGCCTTTACAAGATCATCAAATACATACTCCTTAGCAGGCTAAAAAAAATGCTACTCAAATTTTCAAGTACAAAAGAATCTTCTGGAGAATTAGTCAACATACAGATTCCTAGGCCCTACTTCCAGAGATTCTGACTCAGTAGGTGGTACCTGTAAATCAGCATTTCTGATAAATTCTCAAATAATGCTGATAATTCGGATGTCCGGACTGAGCAGTAATGGCTGAAAAGACCTTCCATAAACTGGCTCCTCAATGTCCAGACTCATCTCTTGTTACTCTCCCAGtcatataaaattatttgtagTTCCCTAAGCACAAGCTCTTTCGTGacatttcttcttggaatgtccTTTTTAGGGGCAAGGTCACTTGAGTAAAATGTTCCCTAATCCTACTCAACAGAGTTGGTCATTGCTTCTTTGAGTTCCATAGTGTACTTCCCACAGCCTAACCAGCTGTAAATCCCTAAAGGCAAGGAACTCATCCCATTTAGCCTTCTGGCTCCAGTGCTGAGCACAGGGACTGGCATGTAGTAGACAATAAAAATTAGTAGTTGGATGACTGAATAAAATAAGGCAATGCAAACCATTTAATTCTGCTATAGTAGACAGCAATGGAAAACATCAATGCTCTTGATTTAGAAAGCAGGTATTTGAACTGTCTAACAGGATCTTAAACTGAAAATGTGAACAGAGACACTAAAATGTGATAAACCAATATTTGTAAAATGGTTTGGTAACTACCCTGGGGAAATTTCAAAGAGGTGCCCTCAAACTGTTTAAAATTCTAAAACCTATCCTCCTCCCTTTCCTCCAGAGGCTATAAGAACAGACTGGAAATGGAGAGAGGACTTTGTGAAAGacaatttctttcaaaaaagTTGTACTGTAATTCACTCCGGGGTGGGTGAAGGGCAGAAGAGCTTTTCTTTCCACCgcaagcctagagagcctcaaagGGTCCACCTGCCCCTTGAGCCTGGGGTGAGGGGTATTTAGACCCTTCCTGAGTCTAAAGGCAAGAGGCTGGCCGAAGGTGCCTGTACTAGTGAAATACAAGCCTGCAACCTGCAACTGCTGtcaaagatgtaaaaatccttgGGACCCTATGCGGAACCCAAACAAGAGATGTCATTTTTAAAGGGAACCATTTCAGTCAGGATGAAGTATTCTACCAGGAAATGAGGAGCTAAGAAGCTGTTGCCCACGTCAAGAAACACAACTGGAAGGTTTCAGCAGGGTGTTTTAAACATCAGCCAGGCTCACAGAACTAAGCCAGCAAAGAGCCATCAAATGAGAACCTTCTGCTcttttctcctcctctccctgaGCTCCTACTCCAGATGGGTCAGCTAACATATCCAAGTTCGCAAAAACAGGCAGGTAACCCACCTATTATAGAACCTAGGTGGGGCAGGAGGAATACAGATCTTACTTATGAACAGTTTGAAGTGTTAACATAGGAATTCTTCACTATCAAAACTACCAAATTTGGTAACAAACCTAAATGACCAGAAGTtgcttaaaatgggaaatgttatattgtatatatgtcaccacaataaaaaaattaataatagattCTAACAGCAAGGAAAGCTGGTTTAAAGGACCTGGCATTCAAATACCTGAATCAAGACTGATTTTGTGACTTAAAGCGATTGGGTGGTCTTTCTAGCATCTAAGTGACCAAACTCATGTTTTCATAAAGTGATGAAGGGTAATATGGCCCTCAGTTAATAAATTCAAAAAGGGCAGTAGGTGTCAAGACATACCAGCTAcctatacacattttttttttcaattagctAAGCTATTGGCTAACAAAGAGTTGGCTGTATATCACAGGGACTCAGAAATCCTATATGTGATCATGTGTAAGAGCAGAACAGAACAGCAGTTTGTACTGAAGTATGAAGGTTCCTAGCCCCACAAGGCCCTGACACAGTATTCTTTGGCctcattcattcaccaaacatCTACTGAGCATCTATCATGTAGGAGGTTCTAGGaatgcaaaatgaaaaacaaaacttacAGTCCTTAAGACTTACAAACCTTTACTTTTGTCTACCCTCAAGAATGTCTGAGCATGTGCAATTAATAATTACCTACCCTGATGAAAACTGCAGTCCTCTGAGGTCCACTGCTCTGTAGTAGGGCTCCAATTACTGCAAAGAAAGTCTGTTGTAATACAGTTTGGGGGACTGGAAATTCCGCACTCAGTGTTAACTGCTCCACAGCCAAGTTTCTAGCCACATGACACACTATGTCCTCACCAGTGAGAAAATCAACAAGACTTTTGATGCCTTCAGGGGGCAAGTTTGGATACGCGTCTTCAAAAAATTGTGTGAGGCAAGTTTGTGAAAAAGATATTCCTTGTTCAGATAGTTCTCGATTATCTTTAAGATTCAGAAGAACTGCTTCCTTCTCTATCCCAAGTTTTTGGCGTTTGGCCTCCTCACTTGTAATATAACAGCTATTAACAAATGCAGTTTTGAGAAGATCTATGGAGAAGGTTTCATGTAACCGATGTCCAAATGCTTGTATTTCAGCATGATAATCCCAGTTGGGCTTCTCAgaactaaaaatgtcaaatagAAGACAATTAGAGATGGTAAAGAGAATAACTTGTCACTATGACTTAAACTTTTTTCCCAGTGTTGCAACGTTCCTTTATTGCCAggctctgatttttaaaatgttaacactCAAGTACAATGATTACTTACTATGCTTTGCTACATGCTATGTACGTGGTTAGATTAATTTTCCCTTTGAATCAACTGCCACATTAAAGAGGCTCTTCAATATCAAAGACTAagctattatccttttttttttttgaaaaaaaaaaggaggtaccagggattgaacccaggaccttgtatatgggaagcaggtgctcaaccactgagctacacccacaccCTATTCTAACTTTTAAGTACCTTAATTATGCACTAACCATGGCACTATGTTTCACTCTTAAGTatcaatataaatataatttcacCAATTCAGGtcataaacaaaaattataatttttattttctatttttatatttactttgcaTTTTGCTGACTTAAACTTTGGAATTatccatttaaaatagaatttgaaTAATCTAGTATCTATATTATGTAAGTGAAAAGCTCATAATCATTTCAAGAATGGactaaaaagtcttttttttccctaaaagatTACAAACCCAAACAAAAGCCCTTTTAAGTAAAAATGGCAGCAAAATATACAGAGCTAGGCTTAAAGTAACAAATTTTAAAGTTtcctccaattaaaaaaatttaaattgccTACCCTCATAATAATCAGAGAAATGAGAACCAAGAAGAGgcgctattttgtttctttttctttctttcttttttggtctatTGGGAAAAGAAGGCAATATTTTGAGTCGGAAAAGTGTAGGTATGTTACTGGTAGAAGAATAAACTGGATCAATCTTTTTGGCGAGAGCTTTATGAAAGTAGCTATCAAAATTTCGAGCCATGTATAAGTACCTCAAGGTATAATAAGCTTAAGAATATTCGTTGCCACATTGGTTTTAACAGTAATAACATGGAACTCAAATATCAATAAATTGGAGTACATGTATACAATTGGCAGgcaaccataaaaaagaatgaggtgTATCTATTTGTGCTGCCATGACAATATGTCAAAGATACATTATTAAATAGATAATGCAAGTTGCAGAACCACGTGTACAGTGTGGTCTAATTTGGGGCTATAAAAAACAGGAGCATCTTTCTGCTAGAACTACTACTACTGAAACAAGATTAATTAGGGTAACAATCTAAAGCTAAACTTTTTAAATTCAGGACCGGAGACTTGTTTTACATACTTAATAGAATTTTCTTCTAAATCCCAGTGGTCCAGAGAGCTTTCTTCCCTCCTATATGTACACGAAGAATTCTCAGGCGTTAACTAAACTGGGTTTACAATACCCTCCAACCTCACATAAAGATTACCCTTCCAGTCGATCTCCTGTCTCACAACACTCAGTTGGCAGAATTCTAAATAGTTCTTGCGAAACGTCGGGAGCAGCCCGGCACGCCGCCGTCCTCGGCAGAAATCCACTTCCTTTGCCTTAGGTCACGCGTCCCCGTCCCCGTCCCCCGTGTGTCTCTATCTAACGCAATCCTCCTAGGCTCAAGCCGGGGCCGCATTAGCGATGAGCAATCCTCCCCGCCGCTGCGCCGAAACCGCGGGCGATGAAGCCCAGGGTCCCTGACCACTAGCCAGACCCTTTCCCAAGGCGGCTCCTACCGGCGCACAGGCGGCGGCGGGCACCGGAGCAGGCGCCACCGCTCCAACTCCTTCTGGAATCGTAAGGCGGCGCGTAATCCCTTCTTCACTCCTCGAATCGGCGGGGCGAGAGTGACGGCTGCCGGAGCCAGGAGGCACTGAGGCCCGCGCAGGGTCAGCCGCACCAACCCAGACGCCATTGCAGGGGAGAACGCGCGGAAGGAAAAAAGCCGACCCGGTGTCGCGGTTACACAGTTCCCCAGAATTAGGGGCGGGGTGAGGGCGGGTCGACTGAGGCACCATTTTAGCACATGCGCAAGCGCTGTTTCTTCCCACCTAGAGGTTACTCTCAGATGAGCATTCCTCGGGACAAGTTTCGTACTGTATTTTGTTCCCTTGGTCCTTCCTTTCTCGTTAGTTAAAACAAAAAATCCGTTTCATTTTAAGTTTAAAGAAAGCACTTAAATtctcagaaaagaaaatgtttcatgTCAACCTGTAGCCTTAGAGTTCCAGCCACTGTTTATTGAGCATATATTTACCCAGGAGCTTCTTTTAACCTGGAATTTCACCAAAAGCCTTCCTTTCAGGCCCCTTTAAAGTCCAATTTAAATTTGTATCAGGCAGTACATTTTTTAAACCATAGGAAAAAAGGATGTAAAGAAAAGCACCaaaatggcatttaaaaaaaaaactagttttttttcccatttttcactcTTTAGCAATGTTATATTGTTTTCCTACCAAACTTCTAATGTAATCTTTAAAAGCCTAACCTAACAAGTAACAAAGGCATACTTTGTAAATTCCCAATTTTGAATTGCCTGCTGATCATCCAAATCCTCAAAGGGGCCCCTCTTTCTGTGGCCTCTGCCTGCTAAGTGGCTTTGGCACCTTACACAGTCACCCAGTTATACTCCTATGGCTTTGATTGTTCCTATTACCATCTTAAATTGTCCCGTTATCAAGTTCGTTTTCAATTTATTACCACAGCAGCTACTTGACTGCTCTCCATACTTCTCTCCCAGGCTATTATAAGGGATCCCCAAGCAGACCTTTtaccttcctccctttccccaacACAGCTCACCTGCATTCATCTCCTTCGAATATAGAACCAAGCATGTTCCTACTCAGCTCAAAAATCTTCAGCGTCAACTGGCAAGGTAACAGGTGctattaatttcttccttcaaatttgtttctttcttttctactccccacaccttcctGCCCCAGCTTCTCTGCAGACCAGCTTTTGTGGAGCTGGCTCTGAAGTCCTGATTCCCTCAAATTAGCATCATACAACGGACTGATTTTGGGTCTTTTGACTCAACTTTTTTAGAAGGAGAATCTGATTGATTCATCCCAGCCTATGAAAAGGATTcctttggtgagggaaaaaagaaaaggggtatgatgttaattttatgtgtcaacttggcttaGTTATGGttgccagttgtttggtcaaatactgGTCTAGTTTTTACTGTGGAGGTACATGGTAGATGGGTTTAgtatctataatcagttgatttaAAGTAAAGGGGCTTACTCTCAGTAATGTAGTTGGGactcatccaatcatttggaggCCTTAAAAAGTAATGAACAGAGGGTTCCAGAATCAGAAGGATTTCTGCCCCAAGATTATATCCTCCACTCCTTCCTGGACTTTCCTACAGATTTACTCTGCAGACTTCATCACTCCTCCCGGAATTACCTACCTAAAACCTATTCTgtagaattcagacttgccagcccccacaatcaCACAAGCCAAACTCCTTATAATAGATCTCTTAATACACATACATACTTCTACAACATTCCTGAAATGGCCCCTTAACTGGGAGAAGAAATCTAAGGCAGGTTAGAGCACAATAATGTTAAGCTATAATTAGGTGTCTCTGTATTGAGAGTTTCTCAAGAAT
The nucleotide sequence above comes from Dasypus novemcinctus isolate mDasNov1 chromosome 7, mDasNov1.1.hap2, whole genome shotgun sequence. Encoded proteins:
- the MRPL44 gene encoding large ribosomal subunit protein mL44 yields the protein MASGLVRLTLRGPQCLLAPAAVTLAPPIRGVKKGLRAALRFQKELERWRLLRCPPPPVRRSEKPNWDYHAEIQAFGHRLHETFSIDLLKTAFVNSCYITSEEAKRQKLGIEKEAVLLNLKDNRELSEQGISFSQTCLTQFFEDAYPNLPPEGIKSLVDFLTGEDIVCHVARNLAVEQLTLSAEFPVPQTVLQQTFFAVIGALLQSSGPQRTAVFIRDFLITQLTGKELFEIWTIINPMGLLVEELKKRNISPPESRLTRQSGSTTALPLYFVGLYCDRKLIAEGPGETVLVAEEEAARVALRKIYGFTENRRPWDYSQPKENLRTEKTITAS